A stretch of DNA from Methanoplanus endosymbiosus:
ACGGGACGGAAGCCAGGCCATTAATATGGTAAAAGCCGCCCGGAAATATGGCATGGTGGCAAAGGGGCTTAGAAAAGACGTTGACGGACTAAGAGACCTTGAAATGCCAGTTATACTCCACTGGAACTTCAACCATTTCATAGTCCTTGAAGGATTTACCGGAGATAAAGCGTACATCAACGACCCAGCCATTGGCAGACGGACAGTAAAGATGGAGGAGCTAAATCAGTCTTTTACAGGAATAGTCCTCAGCATCACCCCCGGAAACAACTTCAGACCTTCAGGTTCACGGACAAATATCAAAAGCCTGTTAATACCCAAAATAAAGCCTGAAATCATCCCGCTGATATACCTAATCATTGCAGGAGTGGCAATGTTAATTCCGGGAATTGCCCTTCCGGTTGCAAACAGTATATTCTTTGATGATATTGTTCTGGCAAACCGCTCATCACTGCTGTACCCGCTTCTTTTATACATGAGCTTTTTTGTGGTACTCCAGTTACTGATCAGCTGGGCAAGGGAGACATGCCTTGCACAATGGGAAAACGACCTGTCATTCAGACTATCAAGGACTTTTTTTCATAAAATATTATTCCTGCCGGTCAGTTTCTTTGATCAGAGGTACGCAGGGGAGATATCATCAAGAGTTGAACTAAACAACCAGGTATCAGCGATCATATGCGGGAAAGGTGCAACAGCAGTCCTTGACATCTTCATATCAATAGTCTATCTTATACTGCTCTTCATACTAAGCACTGCACTCTCAGTTGTAGCCTGCTTCATTGCCATAGGAAACCTCGTATTTTTAAGCTGGATTTCATCAAAAAGAATAGACTTAAGCAGAAAACTCATCCTTGAACAGGGAAAGATCAGTGGGGTTGCATACTCCGGAATCGGGATGATCGAGTCGCTTAAAGCCAGCGGAAAAGAATCAGAATTCTTTGAGAGATGGGCAGGACATCATGCACAGTACATTAATACCGAGCGTTCTGTCTCAAAAACCTCCTCAATGATGGCTATTGTTCCGGTAATGATAAACGGTCTTGGAACAACTGCCATCCTTGCTGTAGGAAGCAATCTTATCTTTGCCGGCAGCATCACAATCGGTTTCTTCTTCGCATATCAGGCACTGCTTGCAAATTTCCTGATGCCAATCCAGAGGCTTATAAACGTAGGAGGGGACTTATCAGAGCTTGAAGGCACACTTCAGAGACTTGCCGATGTTGAGCGCAATATCCCGGACGACAAAAAATTATCCATCCTTGATTCGGAGCCCCTGACAGGGAATAAGCAGAGAAAACTGGACGGTTATGTAGAGTTTAAGGATATAACATTTGGCTACAGTCCCCTTGAAGCTCCGCTGCTGGATAATTTCTCATTTTCACTAAAACCGGGAAGCCGTGTTGCACTGGTAGGGCCTTCAGGATGCGGCAAGAGTACTATTGCCCGTCTGATGGCCGGACTGTATGAACCATGGTCAGGAGAGATACTCATAGACGGCAAAAAAATCTCTGAAATTCCAAAGCAGCAGCTGTACCTCTCTCTTGCATTCGTGAATCAGGAGATCTTCATCTTTGAGGGAACAGTCCGGGACAATATTACTTTGTGGGATAAAACCCTTCCGGATGCCAAAATAATCCAGGCTGCAAAGGATGCAGAGATACACGACCTGATCTCATCACTTTCAAAAGACTATGACCATCCGGTCTCAGAAGGTGGCCGGGATTTAAGCGGGGGTCAGAAGCAGCGGCTTGAGATAGCACGGGCAATTGCCAAAGACCCATCCATTCTTGTTCTTGATGAAGCCACCAGTGCCCTTGATGCACTCACTGAAAAACAGATTGAGCATAATCTAAGGAAAAGAGGCTGTACATGTCTTATAATTGCTCACCGGCTGAGTACTATCCGGGACTGTGACAATATTATTGTCCTTGATAAAGGTAAGATCGTTGAAGAGGGAACACATCAGCAGCTTATGAAGAATAAAGGGCCATATTTCCGGCTCATAACAGCTGAAGAGGAGGCATGACCCGGATGAACTCAGAATCAGATGCGGTAAATAAATACAAAACCGGCGAAGAGGTAGTTTTTTCCAATCCGTCAGTCTGCTACCGTGTTGTAAAAGGCAGCCTCATCGTCTATATCACACAACATTATAGCAATTCATGGGGAAGGCACCTGCCAGGTCTTTATCTTGAACCGGGAGAGTCGGTTTTTGGATTTATTCCCGGAAATGTGGGTCTGACAGCAGTTTTCCAGACATATTCAGAGATAGAAGAGACTGACATAGAGAATTTAGATGCTCCCAGTGAAGATACTCTCCGGAGATGGGCTGAATGGATCGGCCACCCCCTTCTGACAGATAATAAACAGTCATATCCGGGCCATATTTCTTTGAAATCCGGAATAAAAGAGATAACAGAAGGGCAGCAGATCAGATTTAACTTAATGGAAGAACCCTTCCTTTTATGCAGGGTTACTAAGGGAACACTCCGGGATACAATCTCGGATATGACATTCACAGATGAAACAGGTATATTTCCGGTTCTGAGCAACACGGTACTGTATGCAGCATCTGATGTTTCACTGGAGATACTGCTTCCTGAAACAGAGACGATAAATATTGACATCACGCTATTTAACAGCACCTGCAGGGAATGGATGCTCTCAAGGGTTACTGCCAGAAGCAAAAAATATCTGAATGACGAAGAGAAACGGATTAATGCCTGGATTACACAGGAGGAGGAGATCAATGAGCGTATTATTCATAAGTCCTCTGAACCGGAGGGAAGCAATAATCCACTCTGGCCGGCTTTTTCACGGGTTTTAAGGGAAATTGGCATACCGGATGAGGATTGTTCCCCTCCTAAGCAGCATGCACCGGTCAAAGATGAAAAGGAGGTATTCACCGAGCTTATCCGGATGGCTGAACATTCCGGTGTCAGGATACGAAGGGTAGGACTCACATATAAGTGGTGGAAAGAAGATTGCGGACCACTTCTTGTGACTACAGAGGACGGGACCATGCTTGCGGCTATTGCAGACAGACCGGGACGCTATACTCTCTACTCCGGCAATGATCCGGTGGCGAAGAACCATGAGGCAGGAAATATAGCCCTTTCTCCAACCGCTTATATGCTGTACCCTACATTTCCGGACCGGAAGCTTTCTTTTACAGACATTTTTATGTTTCTGTACAGGGCTGTCTGGAAGCGGGATATTCTGTTTTTACTGGTCTTTGGAATGATTGCAGGAGTTTTAACCACTGCAATACCTCTTGCAACCGGACTTGTTTTTAATAATGCAATACCGCACCATGACTATCCTCTGTTTCAGGCGATAATTCTTGTACTCTTTATGAGTGTGATCTCGTCTGCACTCTTTCAGCTGGCACGGGAGATCGCAACCATACGGATGGAAGGGCGGATCGGCAGTGTATTTGAAGGAGCGGTATGGGACAGGCTGTTAAAACTGCCGCCGTCTTTTTTCCGGAACTATAACTCCGGAGATCTTGCTTTAAGAGCAGGAATTGTTGATGAGATAAGAGAACTCATCTCCGGCGTTACAGTTACGGTGTTATTCGGGGCTGTATTCTCGGTCTTTAATATCATACTTATGTTTGCCATATACCCTGATGTTGCCCTGTATTCAGTTCTTCTCGTTGGTGGGTTCTTCCTTTTAACTGTGGCAATTGGTTATATCAGTGTCAGATACAGACAGAGAATGCTTGATCTGCGGGGGCATCTTGGAGGAGTATCATTTCAGATACTATCAGGAATTACAAAGATAACTGCTGCCGGAGCACAGAACCGGGCATATGTCTGGTGGGAGAAGGAATTTAAAAAGCAGATGGACTATAAACTAAAGGTCAGCACCTGCAATGCCTATATCCGGGTATTGACTGTTTTCTGGCCCGGTCTTCTGACGATACTGGTCTTTGCCCTTACCGGCAGTGCTCTTTCTGTTGTACATCCTGATCAGGATCACGGCTGGTTCCTTGCGTTTTATGCTGCGGTCGGGGCATTTTCCGTAGCATTTACCGGTCTTGCCGAGGCATCGGTTATGATGTGGAATGTCAGGCCAATGTGGGACTGGATAAAACCCATTATCACTTCAGAGACTGAGGTGAACAGCGGTCATATTTCACCGGGAGTACTCTCAGGTGCTGTGGAACTGAACCATGTCAGTTTCAGATATTCACAGAATAGTCCGCTTATTCTTGATGATGTCTCCATATCTGTCAATCCCGGTGAGTTCGTGGCAATAGTCGGTCAGTCCGGCAGTGGCAAATCCACCCTGCTCAGAATACTACTTGGGTTTGAAAGACCGTTTTTAGGGTCTGTAGTATATGACCAAAAAAGGCTTGCCAATCTAAATGTACGTGAGGTCAGAAAACAGATTGGAGTCGTTATCCAGGATGAAAGCCTGATGTCAGACAGTATCCTGAATAATATTGCCGGATCGCGATCAATTTCAATGGAAGAGGCCTGGGAGGCTGCTGAAATGGCAGGTATAGATGAGGACATAAGGGAGATGCCTATGCAGATGCACACCATTATCAGTGAGGGATCGGGAAATATTTCAGGAGGACAGAAGCAGCGGATCCTGATTGCACGTGCCATAGCTTTTAGGCCCGGAATTATGTTCCTGGATGAAGCGACAAGTGCACTTGATAATACCACTCAGAAAAAGGTCATGGAGAGCTTAAAGCAGCTCAATCTGACACGGATTGTAATTGCCCACCGGTTGTCGAGTATAAAGGGTGCTGACCGGATTTATGTCCTTGATAAAGGGAAAATTGCCGAGGCGGGCACTTATGAGGAACTGATTCAGAAGGGTGGTATATTCTCGGATCTTGCAAGGCATCAACTTATATGAATATCTGAAAATACCCGCAATATCCGGCATGTGATCTGTCAATATCTGCCGGATATATAAATCCCATGCTCTTCTACCGGATGCTTACGAAATGAGAACAGAAGATAATATGTACCGGAAGTTTACAGAAATATTACTTAAAGGAGAGGACATTGCATAAGATGTTAATTAACAGTAGCCCGATAACGATCCGCCCGTTTGAAGAGAGTGACTCTCCGGCAGTGAACCGGATACTTGCACAGTCCTTCTTCAGCAAGGTCCATTCACTGACCGGGCTGTCTGAGGAGAAGGCTCTCCGGCTTGCAGAAGACGCAGAGATATTCCCGGACAGGCCAATTGACGGATATTTCATTGCCGAATACAAGGGAGAAATCGCCGGTGCAGTCCTGCTGAAGTTTACAGGACAGAACAGGCCGGCAGAGGATGTGAACTATTGGCAGGTCGCGAAAAAACACGGCATTATCAGGACCTTAAAACTGCTCTTCGGATTTTCAGTGCTGGTTGAGAGCGTAAGGCCGGAGGAATGCTATATAGAATTTATCGCCACCGGAAGTGAATTCAGGGGAAAGGGAATTGCTACGGCACTCATCCGCCATGCCGGAAATTATGCAGAAAAAGGTGGCTTTGAGGAGTTTACGCTGTATGTGGCATCCGGAAATCCGGCACAAAAACTCTACGAGAGACTTGGGTTTAAGGTGCAGAGTTCATACAAGAGCAGGATTACAAAAATAATCTTCGGCATTGACACCTGGGTTTACATGACAATGCCAGCCTGGAAATCCGGAAGAGAAAAATGAGACATTAGGTTACCGGAAATAACCATTACAGAAAGCAAACAGATTTTGTTTATTTATGATAACTACATGATATTATTATCCGGATGAATAGAATTAAGAAGTTTAAAATCAGATATAATCACATTGGGAGCTTTAAAATGACATCCTGTTCAGAGCAGTATATTGTAGATGAAAATGGCAATAAAATATCTGTAATTCTTCCATTTTCAGAGTATCAAAAGATGCAGGAGGATTTACACGATCTTGCTGTTATTGCGGAAAGGAAAAATGAAGAAACCATTGACATCAATGAACTGAAGAGAAGAATTGGAAAATAAGACATGATTCCGTATTCTATTGGATATAAAGACGGAATTAAAAGAGATCTTAATAAAATCAGTAAAATATATTATGATTCCATCTTTTCACGAATAGGTAAATTATCTATAGAACCTATACCCTCAGATTCTGTGAAAATAGCCGGTTCTGACAATTATTACCGTATTCGTTCAGGAGATTACCGAATAATATACACCGTAATACATGAACAAAACTCGGTTATAATATATTATATAAGGCACAGGAAGAATATATACCGGGATTTTTAAAGAGTACATCAACATATATTTTTTAGAACATATCTTCTGATCATCCAGGCATACAATACATATGTTTTATTCTAAGTTTAGAAGAGGACTTCCGGAACACAAAAGACCTCTTTTAATTTTATATTCCTGTCAGAAAAATAAGACCGGAGGAATGCTATATAGAATTCCTCGCCACCGGAAGTGAATTCAGGGGAAAGGGAATTGCCTCGGCCCTTATCAGGCATGCCGGAAATTATGCAGAAAAAAACGGCTTTGAGGAGTTTACGCTGTATTTCGCATCCGGAAATCCGGCAGAGAAGTTATATAAGAGACTTGGGTTTAAGGTGCAGAGTTCATACAAGAGCAGGATTACAAAAATAATCTTTGGCATTGACACCTGGGTTTACATGACAATGCCAGCCTGG
This window harbors:
- a CDS encoding type II toxin-antitoxin system RelE family toxin; translation: MIPYSIGYKDGIKRDLNKISKIYYDSIFSRIGKLSIEPIPSDSVKIAGSDNYYRIRSGDYRIIYTVIHEQNSVIIYYIRHRKNIYRDF
- a CDS encoding GNAT family N-acetyltransferase, which produces MEFLATGSEFRGKGIASALIRHAGNYAEKNGFEEFTLYFASGNPAEKLYKRLGFKVQSSYKSRITKIIFGIDTWVYMTMPAWKSGRENK
- a CDS encoding GNAT family N-acetyltransferase, with product MLINSSPITIRPFEESDSPAVNRILAQSFFSKVHSLTGLSEEKALRLAEDAEIFPDRPIDGYFIAEYKGEIAGAVLLKFTGQNRPAEDVNYWQVAKKHGIIRTLKLLFGFSVLVESVRPEECYIEFIATGSEFRGKGIATALIRHAGNYAEKGGFEEFTLYVASGNPAQKLYERLGFKVQSSYKSRITKIIFGIDTWVYMTMPAWKSGREK
- a CDS encoding NHLP bacteriocin export ABC transporter permease/ATPase subunit, whose product is MNSESDAVNKYKTGEEVVFSNPSVCYRVVKGSLIVYITQHYSNSWGRHLPGLYLEPGESVFGFIPGNVGLTAVFQTYSEIEETDIENLDAPSEDTLRRWAEWIGHPLLTDNKQSYPGHISLKSGIKEITEGQQIRFNLMEEPFLLCRVTKGTLRDTISDMTFTDETGIFPVLSNTVLYAASDVSLEILLPETETINIDITLFNSTCREWMLSRVTARSKKYLNDEEKRINAWITQEEEINERIIHKSSEPEGSNNPLWPAFSRVLREIGIPDEDCSPPKQHAPVKDEKEVFTELIRMAEHSGVRIRRVGLTYKWWKEDCGPLLVTTEDGTMLAAIADRPGRYTLYSGNDPVAKNHEAGNIALSPTAYMLYPTFPDRKLSFTDIFMFLYRAVWKRDILFLLVFGMIAGVLTTAIPLATGLVFNNAIPHHDYPLFQAIILVLFMSVISSALFQLAREIATIRMEGRIGSVFEGAVWDRLLKLPPSFFRNYNSGDLALRAGIVDEIRELISGVTVTVLFGAVFSVFNIILMFAIYPDVALYSVLLVGGFFLLTVAIGYISVRYRQRMLDLRGHLGGVSFQILSGITKITAAGAQNRAYVWWEKEFKKQMDYKLKVSTCNAYIRVLTVFWPGLLTILVFALTGSALSVVHPDQDHGWFLAFYAAVGAFSVAFTGLAEASVMMWNVRPMWDWIKPIITSETEVNSGHISPGVLSGAVELNHVSFRYSQNSPLILDDVSISVNPGEFVAIVGQSGSGKSTLLRILLGFERPFLGSVVYDQKRLANLNVREVRKQIGVVIQDESLMSDSILNNIAGSRSISMEEAWEAAEMAGIDEDIREMPMQMHTIISEGSGNISGGQKQRILIARAIAFRPGIMFLDEATSALDNTTQKKVMESLKQLNLTRIVIAHRLSSIKGADRIYVLDKGKIAEAGTYEELIQKGGIFSDLARHQLI
- a CDS encoding type II toxin-antitoxin system Phd/YefM family antitoxin; amino-acid sequence: MTSCSEQYIVDENGNKISVILPFSEYQKMQEDLHDLAVIAERKNEETIDINELKRRIGK
- a CDS encoding NHLP family bacteriocin export ABC transporter peptidase/permease/ATPase subunit → MKLIDTKFINFHNMIRPAKRVKTPVILQLEAVECGAAALAIILGYHKLFLPLEKVRADCGVSRDGSQAINMVKAARKYGMVAKGLRKDVDGLRDLEMPVILHWNFNHFIVLEGFTGDKAYINDPAIGRRTVKMEELNQSFTGIVLSITPGNNFRPSGSRTNIKSLLIPKIKPEIIPLIYLIIAGVAMLIPGIALPVANSIFFDDIVLANRSSLLYPLLLYMSFFVVLQLLISWARETCLAQWENDLSFRLSRTFFHKILFLPVSFFDQRYAGEISSRVELNNQVSAIICGKGATAVLDIFISIVYLILLFILSTALSVVACFIAIGNLVFLSWISSKRIDLSRKLILEQGKISGVAYSGIGMIESLKASGKESEFFERWAGHHAQYINTERSVSKTSSMMAIVPVMINGLGTTAILAVGSNLIFAGSITIGFFFAYQALLANFLMPIQRLINVGGDLSELEGTLQRLADVERNIPDDKKLSILDSEPLTGNKQRKLDGYVEFKDITFGYSPLEAPLLDNFSFSLKPGSRVALVGPSGCGKSTIARLMAGLYEPWSGEILIDGKKISEIPKQQLYLSLAFVNQEIFIFEGTVRDNITLWDKTLPDAKIIQAAKDAEIHDLISSLSKDYDHPVSEGGRDLSGGQKQRLEIARAIAKDPSILVLDEATSALDALTEKQIEHNLRKRGCTCLIIAHRLSTIRDCDNIIVLDKGKIVEEGTHQQLMKNKGPYFRLITAEEEA